The following are encoded in a window of Cryobacterium sp. CG_9.6 genomic DNA:
- a CDS encoding DNA-directed RNA polymerase subunit beta', whose product MLDVTTFDELRIGLATADDIRRWSHGEVKKPETINYRTLKPEKDGLFGEQIFGPSRDWECSCGKYKRVRFKGIVCERCGVEVTKSSVRRERMGHIELAAPVTHIWYFKGVPSRLGYLLDMAPKDLEKVIYFAAYMVISVDEDGRHQDMPGLENELRLELKTLENSRDSRIADRLQRLETDLAALEAEGAKSDQKKRAKDAAEKEMGQVRKSLDEQIAHLERVWEDFRTLKVGDLKPEDSVFHELQDRFGMYFEAFMGAEAIKKRLEAFDLVTESENLHLQIAEGKGQKKIRAIKRLRVVNAFIMTGNSPAAMVLDVVPVIPPELRPMVQLDGGRFATSDLNDLYRRVINRNNRLRRLLDLGAPEIIVNNEKRMLQEAVDALFDNGRRGRPVTGTGNRALKSLSDMLKGKQGRFRQNLLGKRVDYSGRSVIVVGPQLKLHQCGLPKQMALELFKPFVIKRLIDLSHAQNIKAAKRMVERSRPQVWDVLEEIIRERPVLLNRAPTLHRLGIQAFEPQLVEGKAIQLHPLVCAAFNADFDGDQMAVHLPLSVEAQAEARILMLASNNILKPSDGRPVTLPTQDMIIGLHHLTTMKEGVIGEGRAFSTVSEAILAFDQKSLDLNAKVRIRLTDKFFTEGTQPEGVELVDGQAVGTVLVTTSLGRAIFNEALPVDYPYFEQVADKVTMSTIVNDLAERYVKVEVAATLDRIKDAGFYWATRSGVTVALSDILTPPNKKEIVSGYEKMAAKVQAQFEKGLTTDLERRQELIQIWTKATEDVAAAMQANFPTDNTINRMVTSGARGNWLQVRNIAGMRGLVNNPKGEIIPRPIISSYREGLSVAEYFIATHGARKGLADTALRTADSGYLTRRLVDVSQDVIIREDDCGTTKGLELPIGERDSTGVLGVHPNVENAVYARSLAAPAVDAAGVVVAEAGADVGDVLIAQLISSGIETIKVRSVLTCESAVGVCAVCYGRSLATGQLVDIGEAVGIIAAQSIGEPGTQLTMRTFHTGGSASADDITQGLPRVQELFEARTPKGASPIVDSAGRITIEDTDKGRKVILTPDNGDEAIAYPVLKRSTLLVEDGQHVDLGQQIIIGAVDPKEVLRVKGVRAVQKHLVGGVQDVYRSQGVPIHDKHIEVIVRQMLRKVTVVEHGDTGLLPGELVDRLKYNDLNRTALTEGKKTASARQEVMGITKASLATESWLSAASFQETTRVLTQAAMEGKSDPLMGLKENVIIGKLIPAGTGLPRYRDVNVEATEEAKAERYPNRIFTEDATFAEGDLSFVDFDSFSSDDLTPGTYN is encoded by the coding sequence TTGCTCGACGTAACAACATTTGACGAGCTTCGCATTGGCCTGGCTACGGCAGACGACATCCGTCGTTGGTCGCACGGTGAGGTCAAGAAGCCCGAAACCATCAACTACCGCACGCTCAAGCCCGAGAAGGACGGCCTGTTCGGCGAACAGATCTTCGGCCCCTCGCGGGACTGGGAATGCTCTTGTGGCAAGTACAAGCGTGTTCGCTTCAAAGGCATCGTCTGTGAGCGTTGTGGCGTAGAGGTCACGAAGTCGTCTGTGCGCCGTGAGCGCATGGGCCACATCGAGCTCGCTGCACCCGTCACCCACATCTGGTATTTCAAGGGTGTGCCGTCTCGCCTCGGTTACCTGCTCGACATGGCTCCGAAGGACCTCGAAAAGGTCATCTACTTCGCTGCCTACATGGTTATCTCGGTTGACGAAGATGGCCGTCACCAGGACATGCCTGGTCTCGAGAACGAGCTGCGCCTTGAGCTCAAGACCCTTGAGAACAGCCGTGACTCGCGCATCGCTGACCGCCTGCAGCGCCTCGAAACTGACCTCGCAGCACTGGAGGCCGAAGGCGCCAAGAGCGACCAGAAGAAGCGCGCGAAAGACGCCGCCGAGAAGGAAATGGGCCAGGTTCGCAAGTCCCTGGACGAGCAGATCGCGCACCTCGAGCGCGTGTGGGAAGACTTCCGCACCCTCAAGGTCGGCGACCTGAAGCCCGAAGACTCCGTCTTCCACGAGCTTCAGGACCGCTTCGGCATGTACTTCGAAGCCTTCATGGGCGCCGAGGCCATCAAGAAGCGCCTTGAGGCCTTCGACCTCGTCACCGAGAGCGAAAACCTGCACCTGCAGATCGCTGAAGGTAAGGGTCAGAAGAAGATCCGCGCCATCAAGCGTCTGCGCGTGGTCAACGCGTTCATCATGACCGGCAACTCGCCGGCGGCCATGGTGCTCGACGTTGTGCCGGTCATCCCGCCCGAGCTGCGCCCGATGGTGCAGCTTGACGGTGGCCGTTTCGCAACCAGCGACCTGAACGACCTCTACCGTCGTGTGATCAACCGCAACAACCGTCTGCGTCGTCTGCTTGACCTCGGTGCTCCCGAGATCATCGTGAACAACGAGAAGCGGATGCTGCAGGAAGCCGTTGACGCGCTGTTCGACAACGGTCGTCGTGGTCGCCCGGTCACCGGTACCGGTAACCGCGCCCTCAAGTCCCTGAGCGACATGCTCAAGGGTAAGCAGGGTCGTTTCCGTCAGAACCTGCTCGGCAAGCGCGTGGACTACTCTGGCCGTTCGGTCATCGTCGTCGGCCCGCAGCTGAAGCTGCACCAGTGTGGTCTGCCCAAGCAGATGGCGCTGGAGCTCTTCAAGCCGTTCGTGATCAAGCGCCTCATTGACCTGAGCCACGCTCAGAACATCAAGGCCGCCAAGCGCATGGTTGAGCGTTCACGTCCGCAGGTCTGGGACGTGCTCGAGGAGATCATCCGCGAGCGTCCGGTTCTGTTGAACCGTGCGCCCACCCTGCACCGTCTGGGCATCCAGGCCTTCGAGCCTCAGCTCGTTGAGGGTAAGGCCATCCAGCTGCACCCGCTCGTCTGTGCGGCGTTCAACGCCGACTTCGACGGCGACCAGATGGCTGTGCACCTTCCGCTCTCGGTCGAGGCCCAGGCCGAGGCACGCATCCTGATGCTCGCCTCGAACAACATCCTGAAGCCGTCTGACGGTCGTCCGGTGACCCTGCCCACACAGGACATGATCATTGGTCTGCACCACCTCACGACGATGAAGGAGGGCGTGATCGGCGAAGGCCGTGCCTTCTCCACCGTCTCCGAGGCAATTCTGGCCTTCGACCAGAAGTCGCTTGACCTGAACGCCAAGGTTCGCATCCGCTTGACCGACAAGTTCTTCACCGAGGGCACACAGCCCGAGGGCGTCGAGCTCGTGGACGGTCAGGCTGTCGGAACCGTACTGGTCACCACCAGCCTGGGCCGCGCCATCTTCAACGAGGCGCTTCCGGTTGACTACCCGTACTTCGAGCAGGTGGCCGACAAGGTCACCATGTCGACGATCGTCAACGACCTGGCCGAGCGGTACGTGAAGGTCGAAGTGGCCGCCACGCTTGACCGCATCAAGGACGCCGGTTTCTACTGGGCTACGCGCTCCGGTGTGACCGTTGCTCTGAGCGACATTCTGACGCCTCCGAACAAGAAGGAGATCGTCAGCGGTTACGAGAAGATGGCCGCGAAGGTTCAGGCGCAGTTCGAGAAGGGTCTCACGACCGACCTCGAGCGTCGTCAGGAACTGATCCAGATTTGGACCAAGGCAACCGAAGACGTTGCCGCGGCCATGCAGGCTAACTTCCCGACCGACAACACGATCAACCGAATGGTCACCTCTGGTGCTCGTGGTAACTGGCTGCAGGTGCGAAACATCGCCGGCATGCGAGGCCTCGTGAACAACCCGAAGGGTGAGATCATCCCTCGCCCGATCATCTCGAGCTACCGCGAAGGCCTGTCCGTCGCCGAGTACTTCATTGCTACTCACGGTGCTCGTAAGGGACTGGCCGACACCGCTCTGCGTACCGCCGACTCGGGGTACCTCACCCGTCGTCTGGTGGACGTGTCGCAGGACGTCATCATTCGTGAAGACGACTGTGGTACCACCAAGGGTCTTGAACTGCCCATTGGTGAGCGCGACTCCACTGGCGTGCTCGGCGTTCACCCGAACGTTGAGAACGCGGTTTACGCTCGCAGCCTCGCCGCACCCGCGGTCGACGCTGCAGGTGTTGTTGTTGCCGAGGCCGGCGCCGACGTGGGAGACGTGCTCATTGCACAGCTCATCTCGTCTGGCATCGAGACCATCAAGGTTCGCTCTGTGCTCACGTGCGAGTCTGCTGTGGGTGTGTGTGCGGTCTGCTACGGCCGTTCGCTCGCTACCGGCCAGCTCGTGGACATCGGTGAGGCCGTCGGTATTATTGCCGCACAGTCCATCGGTGAGCCCGGTACCCAGCTGACCATGCGTACCTTCCACACGGGTGGGTCGGCATCCGCTGACGACATCACCCAGGGTCTGCCGCGTGTTCAGGAGCTCTTCGAAGCTCGTACCCCCAAGGGTGCGTCGCCCATCGTTGACTCTGCCGGACGCATCACCATCGAGGACACGGACAAGGGCCGAAAGGTCATTCTCACGCCCGACAACGGTGACGAAGCGATTGCCTACCCGGTGCTCAAGCGTTCAACCCTCCTCGTTGAGGATGGTCAGCACGTTGACCTCGGACAGCAGATCATCATCGGCGCCGTCGACCCGAAGGAAGTTCTTCGTGTCAAGGGTGTCCGTGCGGTGCAGAAGCACCTCGTGGGCGGCGTGCAGGACGTTTACCGTTCGCAGGGTGTCCCGATTCACGACAAGCACATTGAGGTCATCGTTCGTCAGATGCTCCGCAAGGTGACTGTCGTTGAGCACGGCGACACCGGTCTGCTTCCGGGCGAGCTCGTTGACCGGTTGAAGTACAACGACCTCAACCGCACCGCGCTCACCGAGGGCAAGAAGACCGCCTCGGCTCGTCAGGAGGTCATGGGTATCACCAAGGCATCACTGGCAACCGAGTCCTGGCTGTCGGCCGCTTCCTTCCAGGAGACCACCCGGGTTCTCACCCAGGCGGCCATGGAGGGCAAGAGCGACCCGCTGATGGGCCTCAAGGAGAACGTGATCATCGGTAAGTTGATCCCCGCCGGAACCGGCCTGCCGCGTTACCGCGACGTCAACGTCGAGGCGACCGAGGAAGCCAAGGCTGAGCGTTACCCGAACCGCATCTTCACCGAAGATGCCACGTTCGCTGAGGGTGACCTGAGCTTTGTTGACTTCGACAGCTTCTCGTCGGACGACCTGACTCCCGGTACGTACAACTAA
- a CDS encoding RidA family protein yields MVVIKINTASVHRNVAFAQGTLVDPGRRLMFIGGQNGVDQRGRIVGADTLSQTRQALRNLLAVLAEVGATQENVAKMTVHLTESADLSEAYAASASEWGQHPTAVTVLRVAGLANPEFLVEIDAVAAL; encoded by the coding sequence ATGGTGGTCATAAAAATCAACACAGCATCCGTGCACCGCAACGTGGCGTTCGCGCAGGGAACCCTAGTGGATCCGGGCCGCCGCCTCATGTTTATCGGCGGCCAGAACGGCGTCGACCAGCGCGGCAGGATTGTGGGCGCCGACACCCTCAGCCAGACGCGTCAGGCGCTACGCAACCTGCTCGCCGTGCTCGCCGAGGTGGGAGCGACGCAGGAAAACGTGGCCAAAATGACGGTGCATCTCACCGAAAGCGCCGACCTGAGTGAGGCATACGCGGCCTCGGCGTCGGAATGGGGTCAGCATCCCACCGCCGTCACGGTTTTGCGCGTGGCCGGCCTCGCGAACCCCGAGTTTCTCGTGGAGATCGATGCGGTCGCTGCGCTCTAA
- the rpoB gene encoding DNA-directed RNA polymerase subunit beta → MAAARNATTNSPKNGRSAERLSFAKISDHLTVPDLLALQTESFDWLVGNDIWKKRVAEAQKAGRQDLPNRTGLDEIFEEISPIEDLGETMQLSFTNPELEPEKYTIDECKEKGKTYSAPLYVNAEFMNHLTGEIKTQTVFMGDFPLMTPKGTFVINGTERVVVSQLVRSPGVYFDRQQEKTSDKDIYSARVIPSRGAWLEFEIDKRDQVGVRIDRKRKQSVTVFLKALGLTSEEILEEFKGFASIELTLEKDNILTKEEALKDIYRKLRPGEQVAAEAARALLDNFFFNSKRYDLAKVGRYKINRKLGLEAPLSDSVLTLQDILATIKYLVSLHDNRNTIAGVREGKQTDISIDIDDIDHFGNRRIRAVGELIQNQVRTGLSRMERVVRERMTTQDIEAITPQTLINVRPVVAAIKEFFGTSQLSQFMDQNNPLAGLTHKRRLSALGPGGLSRDRAGVEVRDVHPSHYGRMCPIETPEGPNIGLIGSLASFARINAFGFIETPYRRVVANKVTETIDYLTASEEDDFIVAQANAPLTKDSHFAEDRVLARKKGGEVDLFPAEEIGYMDVSPRQMVSVGTSLIPFLDHDDANRALMGANMQRQAVPLLISDSPLVGTGMEGYTAIDAGDVLTADKAGVVAEVSADVVTIQLDEGGTQTYYLRKFSRSNQGTSFNHRVIVNAGERIEAGEVIADGPATDQGEVALGKNLLVAFMPWEGYNFEDAIILSQNLVKDDTLSSIHIEEYEVDARDTKLGKEEITRDLPNVSPDFLADLDERGIIRIGAEVRPGDILVGKVTPKGETELSAEERLLRAIFNEKSREVRDTSLKVPHGERGTIIGVKVFDSQDGDDELGSGVNQRVVVFIAQKRKITEGDKLAGRHGNKGVISRILPIEDMPFLADGTPVDIILNPLGIPGRMNFGQVLETHLGWIAKQGWNVEGKPKWAARLPEHAFSAAPGTKVATPVFDGALEIEIEGLLESTIPTRDGERLIGSSGKTQLFDGRSGEPFPNPVSVGYMYILKLHHLVDDKIHARSTGPYSMITQQPLGGKAQFGGQRFGEMEVWALEAYGAAYALQELLTIKSDDILGRVKVYEAIVKGENIQEPGIPESFKVLIKEMQSLCLNVEVLSADGTAVSLRDTDDEVFRAAEELGINISTRFESSSIDDI, encoded by the coding sequence TTGGCTGCTGCGCGCAACGCAACCACCAACTCACCCAAGAACGGCCGCTCAGCTGAGCGTCTTTCGTTCGCGAAGATTAGCGACCACCTCACTGTTCCGGACCTGCTTGCCTTGCAGACCGAGAGCTTTGACTGGCTCGTTGGCAACGACATCTGGAAGAAGCGCGTCGCTGAAGCCCAGAAGGCCGGACGCCAGGACCTGCCCAATCGCACCGGACTCGATGAGATCTTTGAAGAGATCTCTCCCATCGAGGACCTCGGCGAGACGATGCAGCTCTCCTTCACCAACCCGGAGCTTGAGCCGGAGAAGTACACCATTGATGAGTGCAAGGAAAAGGGTAAGACCTACTCCGCACCCCTCTATGTGAACGCCGAGTTCATGAACCACCTCACCGGTGAGATCAAGACTCAGACCGTGTTCATGGGCGACTTCCCGCTGATGACGCCCAAGGGCACCTTTGTGATCAACGGCACCGAGCGTGTCGTCGTGTCGCAGCTGGTGCGTTCGCCCGGCGTGTACTTCGACCGCCAGCAGGAGAAGACGTCCGACAAGGACATCTACTCCGCTCGCGTGATTCCGAGCCGTGGTGCATGGCTGGAGTTCGAGATTGACAAGCGCGACCAGGTTGGTGTTCGCATCGACCGCAAGCGCAAGCAGTCCGTCACCGTCTTCCTCAAGGCCCTCGGCCTCACGAGCGAAGAGATTCTCGAAGAGTTCAAGGGCTTCGCGTCCATCGAGCTCACCCTTGAGAAGGACAACATCCTCACGAAGGAAGAAGCCCTCAAGGACATCTACCGCAAGCTGCGCCCCGGAGAGCAGGTTGCCGCCGAGGCTGCCCGCGCTCTGCTGGACAACTTCTTCTTCAACTCGAAGCGTTACGACCTGGCCAAGGTTGGTCGTTACAAGATCAACCGCAAGCTCGGCCTTGAGGCTCCGCTCAGCGACTCCGTACTGACGCTCCAGGACATCCTGGCCACCATCAAGTACCTGGTGTCGCTGCACGACAACCGCAACACCATTGCTGGTGTGCGCGAGGGCAAGCAGACCGACATCTCGATCGACATCGACGACATCGACCACTTCGGTAACCGTCGTATTCGTGCCGTGGGCGAGCTCATTCAGAACCAGGTTCGCACCGGTCTGTCCCGCATGGAGCGCGTCGTTCGCGAGCGCATGACCACGCAGGACATCGAAGCGATCACCCCGCAGACCCTGATCAACGTGCGCCCCGTCGTCGCTGCGATCAAGGAGTTCTTCGGTACCTCGCAGCTGTCACAGTTCATGGACCAGAACAACCCGCTCGCAGGACTGACGCACAAGCGTCGTCTGTCTGCGCTGGGCCCGGGTGGACTGTCCCGTGACCGCGCCGGCGTCGAGGTGCGAGACGTTCACCCCTCGCACTACGGCCGCATGTGCCCCATTGAGACCCCGGAAGGCCCGAACATTGGCCTGATTGGTTCGCTCGCCTCGTTCGCGCGAATCAACGCCTTCGGTTTCATCGAGACGCCGTACCGTCGCGTTGTGGCCAACAAGGTCACCGAGACGATCGACTACCTCACCGCCAGCGAAGAGGACGACTTCATCGTCGCCCAGGCCAACGCCCCGTTGACCAAGGACTCGCACTTTGCGGAAGACCGCGTTCTCGCCCGTAAGAAGGGTGGAGAGGTTGACCTCTTCCCCGCGGAAGAGATCGGCTACATGGACGTGTCGCCGCGCCAGATGGTGTCGGTTGGAACCTCGCTCATTCCGTTCCTCGACCACGACGATGCAAACCGCGCACTCATGGGTGCCAACATGCAGCGTCAGGCTGTCCCGCTGCTCATCAGCGACAGCCCGCTCGTGGGAACCGGCATGGAGGGCTACACAGCCATCGACGCCGGTGACGTGCTCACCGCCGACAAGGCCGGTGTGGTTGCTGAGGTATCGGCAGACGTCGTCACCATTCAGCTCGATGAGGGCGGAACGCAGACGTACTACCTGCGCAAGTTCTCGCGCTCCAACCAGGGCACGAGCTTCAACCACCGCGTCATCGTGAACGCTGGCGAGCGCATCGAAGCTGGCGAGGTCATCGCTGATGGCCCGGCAACGGACCAGGGCGAGGTTGCACTCGGAAAGAACCTTCTCGTGGCATTCATGCCGTGGGAAGGCTACAACTTCGAGGACGCCATCATCCTGAGCCAGAACCTGGTCAAGGACGACACCCTCTCCTCGATTCACATCGAAGAGTACGAAGTGGATGCCCGCGACACCAAGTTGGGTAAGGAAGAGATCACTCGCGACCTTCCCAACGTCTCGCCGGACTTCCTCGCCGACCTCGACGAGCGTGGCATCATTCGCATCGGAGCCGAGGTTCGCCCCGGCGACATCCTCGTTGGCAAGGTCACGCCCAAGGGCGAGACCGAGCTGTCTGCTGAGGAGCGCCTGCTGCGTGCCATCTTCAACGAGAAGAGCCGTGAAGTTCGCGACACGAGCCTGAAGGTTCCCCACGGTGAGCGCGGCACGATCATTGGTGTCAAGGTCTTCGATTCGCAGGATGGCGACGACGAGCTCGGCTCGGGCGTCAACCAGCGCGTTGTGGTCTTCATTGCCCAGAAGCGCAAGATCACCGAGGGTGACAAGCTCGCCGGTCGTCACGGTAACAAGGGTGTCATCTCCCGTATTCTGCCGATCGAGGACATGCCGTTCCTCGCCGATGGAACCCCGGTTGACATCATCCTGAACCCGCTGGGTATCCCGGGACGAATGAACTTCGGTCAGGTTCTCGAGACCCACCTCGGGTGGATCGCGAAGCAGGGCTGGAACGTCGAGGGTAAGCCGAAATGGGCTGCTCGCCTTCCCGAGCACGCCTTCAGCGCCGCACCCGGCACGAAGGTTGCAACTCCGGTCTTCGACGGTGCGCTCGAGATCGAAATCGAGGGCCTTCTGGAATCCACGATCCCGACCCGCGATGGCGAACGCCTCATCGGTTCCTCAGGCAAGACCCAGCTCTTCGACGGCCGCTCAGGTGAGCCGTTCCCGAACCCGGTCTCTGTCGGCTACATGTACATCCTGAAGCTCCACCACCTCGTCGATGACAAGATTCACGCTCGTTCGACGGGTCCGTACTCCATGATCACGCAGCAGCCGCTGGGTGGTAAGGCGCAGTTCGGTGGACAGCGTTTCGGAGAGATGGAGGTGTGGGCGCTCGAAGCATATGGAGCTGCTTACGCACTTCAGGAGCTCCTGACGATCAAGTCGGACGATATTCTCGGCCGCGTCAAGGTGTACGAAGCCATCGTCAAGGGTGAGAACATCCAGGAGCCCGGTATCCCCGAGAGCTTCAAGGTGCTCATCAAGGAAATGCAGTCGCTCTGCTTGAACGTCGAGGTTCTCTCGGCCGATGGCACCGCAGTGAGCCTGCGCGACACGGATGACGAGGTCTTCCGTGCAGCGGAGGAGCTCGGAATCAACATTTCCACCCGGTTTGAGTCGTCATCCATTGACGACATCTAA
- a CDS encoding 2-phosphosulfolactate phosphatase, translating into MSNAPSQQKYQVRFDWGQAGCDALAPLADVVVVVDVLSEPDASAPVMHVPPGTRVIAAGFGNRSAVAEWVVARQAEKGDRFSVAVIAAGGLRNDGTLRFAVEDYLASGAAIDALIELGIDHCSPEAAAASASFVGLKQAVRHLVSASESGQALVALGRDAEVRLAAQLDITTDVAAN; encoded by the coding sequence ATGAGCAACGCACCCTCGCAGCAGAAGTACCAGGTTCGCTTCGACTGGGGTCAGGCCGGGTGCGACGCCCTCGCCCCGCTCGCCGACGTGGTCGTGGTCGTAGACGTTCTCTCCGAACCGGATGCCTCGGCGCCCGTCATGCACGTGCCCCCCGGCACGCGGGTGATCGCGGCCGGTTTCGGCAATCGCAGTGCCGTGGCGGAGTGGGTCGTGGCCCGCCAGGCCGAAAAGGGTGACCGATTCTCCGTGGCTGTCATTGCGGCCGGGGGACTGCGCAACGATGGCACTCTGCGGTTCGCGGTCGAAGACTATCTGGCCAGCGGCGCCGCAATCGATGCGCTCATTGAGCTCGGGATCGATCACTGTTCGCCCGAGGCGGCGGCAGCATCCGCTTCGTTCGTGGGTCTGAAGCAGGCCGTGCGGCACCTGGTGAGCGCGTCCGAGAGCGGTCAGGCGCTCGTGGCTCTCGGCCGCGACGCCGAGGTGCGCCTTGCTGCCCAGCTCGATATCACGACAGACGTGGCCGCCAACTAG
- a CDS encoding IS3 family transposase, producing MAETKQAVLTLTVTALAQEMAMPIVDACRLVGMPRSTYYRLSRGYQHYRPVAEAIPHRERRQPAALDTHERATILSVLCEPKYEDKSVVQTYWHAFDAGTLACSQRTFYRVANAHRLVGDRRRTRTPRSPSPRTPAVATLKPGDLWSWDITELNGPSYHDRYYLYLIIDVFSRYPIGWCIETYISKKRAVTLFTDAIATHGAPTVVHSDNGSSMRSTDLINALESNGIITSYSRPRVSDDNPFSESLFKTIKYDPSSPDRFDHRDHARQWTKDFLDLYATQHRHSGLGRHTPASVFDGTAHLIHAQRQRALDAYYAQHPTRFRQPPTAPPLPQPTGINTHLLSQAG from the coding sequence GTGGCTGAAACGAAGCAAGCTGTCCTGACCTTGACGGTCACGGCACTGGCCCAAGAAATGGCGATGCCGATCGTGGACGCATGTCGTCTGGTCGGGATGCCACGGTCAACGTATTACCGGCTCAGCCGTGGCTACCAGCACTACCGCCCCGTGGCTGAGGCGATCCCGCACCGCGAACGCCGGCAACCCGCAGCCTTGGACACGCACGAGCGCGCCACGATACTCTCCGTGCTCTGCGAGCCGAAATATGAAGACAAATCGGTGGTGCAAACGTACTGGCACGCCTTCGACGCCGGGACTCTCGCGTGTTCGCAGCGCACGTTCTACCGGGTCGCCAACGCTCACCGCCTGGTCGGGGATCGTCGACGCACCCGAACCCCGCGCTCCCCGTCACCGCGCACTCCGGCCGTCGCGACGCTCAAGCCCGGGGATTTGTGGTCGTGGGACATCACCGAATTGAACGGACCCAGCTACCACGATCGGTACTACCTTTACCTGATCATTGACGTGTTCTCGCGTTACCCCATTGGCTGGTGCATCGAGACTTACATCTCGAAGAAACGCGCTGTGACACTGTTCACCGACGCGATCGCCACCCACGGCGCCCCCACAGTCGTGCACTCCGACAACGGGTCCTCCATGCGCTCCACAGACCTCATCAACGCCCTCGAGAGCAACGGCATCATCACCTCGTACTCTCGCCCCCGGGTCAGCGACGACAACCCCTTCTCAGAATCACTGTTCAAGACCATCAAGTACGACCCCAGCTCCCCGGACCGATTCGATCACCGCGATCACGCCCGCCAATGGACCAAGGACTTCTTGGACCTGTATGCCACCCAACACCGCCACAGCGGTCTCGGCCGGCACACCCCAGCATCCGTCTTTGACGGCACCGCCCACCTCATCCACGCGCAACGACAACGGGCACTGGACGCCTACTACGCCCAGCACCCCACACGCTTCCGCCAACCACCCACAGCACCACCACTACCCCAACCCACAGGCATCAACACCCACCTACTGTCTCAAGCAGGTTGA
- a CDS encoding SprT-like domain-containing protein, giving the protein MADLVRVRHWAHALMALHLDPSWSFAFDNAKKRAGQCNFTHKRISVSRYLASRYDDDDVHQILLHEVAHAMAGPRAGHGPRWKKLAHDLGYDGKRTHDGEIADELAPWVGSCPAGHTHYRYRKPTRPLSCGLCGRGFRTENAITWAHREITAAARRRAAASAGQ; this is encoded by the coding sequence GTGGCTGATCTCGTGCGGGTGCGACACTGGGCCCACGCGCTCATGGCGCTTCACCTCGACCCGAGCTGGTCGTTCGCCTTTGACAACGCTAAGAAGCGGGCGGGGCAGTGCAACTTCACGCACAAACGCATTAGCGTGTCTCGGTACCTCGCCTCCCGGTATGACGACGACGATGTGCACCAGATTCTGCTGCACGAGGTGGCGCATGCCATGGCGGGTCCGCGCGCGGGGCACGGCCCGCGCTGGAAGAAGCTGGCGCACGACCTCGGCTACGACGGCAAGCGCACCCACGACGGCGAGATCGCCGACGAACTCGCTCCGTGGGTAGGGTCGTGCCCGGCCGGACACACGCATTACCGGTATCGCAAACCCACCAGGCCCCTGAGCTGCGGGCTCTGCGGGCGCGGTTTCCGCACCGAAAATGCCATCACCTGGGCACATCGGGAAATCACGGCGGCAGCGCGACGCCGAGCTGCGGCATCCGCTGGTCAATGA
- a CDS encoding fused MFS/spermidine synthase gives MSRGEAEHPSVVLKLSGHLAVIEPDRFTPGSFQLVVDGTPQSHVNLEHPDELFFEYIQRIGHVIDLLGDPHEPITAVHLGAGALTLPRYVEATRPGSRQQVVEIESDLIDLVRAELPWDKRAQLRVRHGDAREVLGKLPPGLHGTVDLVVVDIFSGARTPKHVTSREFFALTSPLLSQRGVVAVNVADGPGLAFARGQAATLSAVFEHVIGFAETQVLKGRRFGNIVFIAAHTPIDLNWIPQLLANGPHPAKVIEGTELAQFMAGSLVATDDTSTQSPLPGRTVFQIGH, from the coding sequence ATGAGTAGGGGCGAGGCGGAGCATCCGTCGGTCGTATTGAAGCTGAGCGGACACCTGGCCGTGATTGAACCCGACCGGTTCACCCCGGGCAGCTTTCAACTGGTGGTGGACGGCACGCCGCAGTCGCACGTGAACCTGGAGCACCCCGATGAGCTGTTCTTTGAGTACATTCAGCGCATCGGGCACGTGATCGACCTGCTGGGCGACCCGCACGAGCCGATCACCGCCGTGCACCTGGGTGCGGGGGCGCTGACCCTCCCCCGCTACGTGGAGGCGACGCGGCCCGGATCGCGCCAGCAGGTGGTGGAGATCGAGAGCGACCTGATCGACCTCGTGCGCGCCGAGCTGCCGTGGGACAAGCGCGCCCAGCTGCGCGTGCGTCACGGCGACGCCCGCGAGGTGCTTGGAAAGCTGCCCCCCGGCCTGCACGGAACCGTGGACCTCGTGGTGGTGGACATTTTTTCGGGAGCACGCACGCCCAAGCACGTGACCAGCCGGGAATTCTTTGCGCTCACCTCTCCTCTGCTGTCGCAGCGCGGCGTGGTGGCCGTGAATGTGGCCGACGGGCCGGGGCTGGCGTTCGCGCGCGGACAGGCCGCGACGCTGTCGGCCGTATTCGAGCACGTGATCGGGTTCGCCGAGACGCAGGTGCTGAAGGGGCGTCGGTTTGGCAATATCGTGTTCATCGCGGCGCACACACCCATTGACCTGAACTGGATTCCGCAGCTGCTGGCCAACGGGCCGCATCCGGCCAAGGTGATCGAGGGTACGGAGCTTGCACAGTTCATGGCCGGATCGCTGGTGGCCACGGACGATACCTCCACGCAGTCTCCGTTGCCGGGACGCACGGTCTTTCAGATCGGGCACTAG